The DNA sequence AACAGATCATTGCTGACTGTAATACTTCGGAGGGAGCAGAATATGAATATTGGATTAAGAATTAGAGAGTTAAGATTAAGCCAAGGTATAACGGTTACCGAGCTAGCCGAGAAAATTCAAATTTCGCAACCATACTTATCCCAAATTGAACGTGGCGACAGGCAAGCTCCCATCGACGTTATTGGGAATATATGCCAAGTGTTTAAAATCTCCTT is a window from the Numidum massiliense genome containing:
- a CDS encoding helix-turn-helix domain-containing protein, translating into MNIGLRIRELRLSQGITVTELAEKIQISQPYLSQIERGDRQAPIDVIGNICQVFKISLSQFFADEQTQLPPDILQLIEAAKQLTPLERKYLNMFLQLSLERKSRDSE